The following proteins are co-located in the Bacillus pumilus genome:
- a CDS encoding cryptochrome/photolyase family protein yields MEIVVIWFRRDMRLDDHIALSKAITYAKKHEYKLLALYHLDPFFTEMELDINNEHFFQNLAHFVKEARESQMYVHLLHDDVLRAFQQVMDVYDIKAVFFNEDEVGIGQRRDQQVTDFLEKKGIHVSKWQDTHLHGARDILKADGSHYQVFTPYYQSWRKQEKQPVIKVDKSFFSSEHTICDESLSQKGDKKLRGIIKGSSRKFDQIGSDKAINTLHTFIQKRLTRYHEKRDIPSVFGTSKLSRFLKTGTISIRTIFHAINEETLYEDEGRETFIKELAWRDFYHMIFAHYPEMKEKEINSAFQGMKWNEDEMLFEAWCKGETGFPLVDAGMRQLNEEGWMHNRLRMVTASFLTKDYLIDWRKGEAYFAKKLVDYDEASNIGGFQWAASVGTDAVPYFRIFNPTTQSKRFDPTGEFIRRYVPELKHVEEKWIHEPSKMPIDEQMKSGCVLGDAYPLPTVDHQERRKKAISLFEKAKQQ; encoded by the coding sequence TTGGAAATTGTCGTGATTTGGTTTCGCCGAGATATGCGATTGGATGATCATATCGCCTTATCAAAAGCGATTACATATGCAAAAAAACACGAGTATAAATTATTGGCTCTTTATCATCTAGATCCATTTTTTACTGAAATGGAACTGGATATAAACAACGAACATTTCTTTCAAAACTTGGCGCATTTCGTCAAGGAAGCGAGAGAATCTCAAATGTATGTTCACCTTCTCCATGATGATGTCCTGCGCGCCTTTCAGCAGGTCATGGATGTGTATGACATCAAAGCCGTCTTTTTTAATGAAGATGAAGTGGGTATCGGCCAAAGGCGTGACCAGCAAGTAACCGATTTTTTAGAAAAGAAGGGCATTCATGTATCAAAGTGGCAAGATACACACCTTCATGGGGCGAGAGACATTTTAAAAGCGGATGGGTCTCATTATCAAGTGTTCACTCCATACTATCAATCATGGCGGAAGCAAGAGAAGCAGCCTGTGATAAAAGTTGACAAATCATTTTTCAGTAGTGAGCATACGATTTGTGACGAGTCACTTTCGCAAAAAGGGGATAAAAAGCTACGAGGCATCATCAAGGGATCCTCAAGGAAATTTGATCAAATTGGTTCAGACAAAGCAATAAACACTCTGCACACCTTTATCCAAAAAAGACTGACGCGTTATCATGAGAAACGGGATATTCCGTCTGTTTTTGGAACGAGTAAACTATCGCGGTTCTTAAAAACAGGAACCATTTCTATCCGGACGATCTTTCATGCTATCAATGAAGAAACACTTTATGAAGACGAGGGCCGGGAAACCTTTATCAAAGAGCTGGCGTGGCGTGATTTTTATCATATGATTTTTGCGCACTATCCAGAGATGAAAGAAAAGGAAATCAATTCTGCATTTCAAGGGATGAAATGGAATGAAGATGAGATGCTTTTTGAAGCTTGGTGTAAAGGTGAAACAGGGTTTCCGCTCGTTGATGCAGGGATGAGGCAATTAAATGAAGAAGGCTGGATGCATAACCGCTTGCGAATGGTGACTGCTTCATTTTTAACAAAGGATTATTTGATTGATTGGAGAAAAGGCGAAGCGTATTTCGCAAAAAAACTCGTGGATTATGATGAGGCTTCAAATATCGGGGGATTTCAGTGGGCAGCCTCTGTCGGAACGGATGCTGTTCCTTACTTTCGTATTTTTAATCCAACGACCCAATCGAAACGGTTTGATCCAACCGGGGAATTTATCAGAAGATATGTACCTGAACTAAAACATGTCGAAGAAAAATGGATTCATGAACCAAGTAAAATGCCGATTGATGAACAAATGAAATCGGGATGTGTGCTAGGGGATGCATACCCACTGCCAACAGTCGATCATCAAGAAAGACGCAAAAAAGCCATTTCGCTATTTGAAAAAGCAAAACAACAATAA
- a CDS encoding COX15/CtaA family protein, which produces MKFALRLLSVVTTFVMLIVLIGGALVTKTGSGLGCGRQWPLCHGRFFPEMNPASIIEWSHRMSTGVSTILVLALAILCWKKISPVFRETKFLVIMSIIFLLLQALLGALAVVFGSNALVMALHFGISLISFASILLLALLVFEATRSETKLVKPLHIGKRMQFHIYGLITYTYIVVYTGAYVRHTKSSLACSVFPFCSKDGALPAYFNQWVQMSHRAAALLLFVWIFVAMFHAIKHYKDQKQLYYGWIISAILITLQAISGVMSVYSHLALGYALAHSFFISCLFGVLCYFCLLIARFKYESKEPFR; this is translated from the coding sequence ATGAAATTTGCTTTAAGGCTATTGAGCGTTGTCACAACGTTTGTGATGCTGATCGTTCTGATTGGCGGTGCGCTCGTTACAAAAACCGGCTCGGGTCTTGGCTGCGGCCGGCAGTGGCCCCTTTGCCACGGTCGTTTCTTTCCTGAAATGAACCCTGCTTCCATCATCGAATGGAGTCACCGCATGTCAACAGGGGTTTCCACGATTCTTGTACTGGCACTGGCGATCTTATGCTGGAAAAAAATTAGTCCAGTATTCCGTGAAACCAAATTCTTGGTCATCATGTCCATTATATTTTTACTGCTTCAAGCGCTGTTAGGGGCACTCGCTGTTGTGTTTGGTTCGAACGCACTTGTCATGGCACTGCACTTCGGTATTTCACTGATTTCTTTTGCTTCAATCTTACTGCTTGCCCTTCTTGTGTTTGAGGCAACCAGATCTGAAACAAAGCTTGTGAAGCCGCTTCATATCGGAAAAAGAATGCAGTTCCATATTTATGGCCTGATCACATATACGTATATCGTGGTGTATACGGGTGCTTATGTGAGACATACAAAATCAAGCCTTGCTTGTTCTGTCTTCCCATTTTGTTCAAAAGACGGCGCACTTCCAGCGTACTTTAATCAGTGGGTCCAAATGTCTCACCGAGCAGCAGCACTTCTTTTATTCGTATGGATATTTGTCGCTATGTTCCATGCCATTAAACATTATAAAGATCAGAAGCAGTTGTATTACGGATGGATCATTTCAGCCATTCTGATTACACTTCAAGCGATTTCAGGTGTGATGTCTGTTTATTCTCACCTTGCACTTGGTTATGCGCTTGCTCATTCATTCTTTATTTCTTGTTTGTTTGGAGTACTATGCTACTTCTGCTTACTCATTGCACGGTTTAAATATGAAAGCAAAGAGCCATTTAGATAA
- the pyc gene encoding pyruvate carboxylase, whose amino-acid sequence MSQRTIQKVLVANRGEIAIRVFRACTELNLRTVAIYSKEDSGSYHRYKADEAYLVGEGKKPIDAYLDIEGIIEIAKRNEVDAIHPGYGFLSENIHFARRCEEEGIQFIGPTSQHLDMFGDKVKARDEAKKAGIPVIPGSDGPVDSVKEVEKFGEEYGYPFIIKASLGGGGRGMRIVRSKEELNEGYDRAKSEAKAAFGNDEVYVEKLIENPKHIEVQVIGDNHGNIIHLYERDCSVQRRHQKVIEVAPSVSLTDQLREDICEAAVKLARNVSYINAGTVEFLVANGEFYFIEVNPRVQVEHTITEMITGVDIVQTQILVAKGHDLHSNEVGIPKQEGIFTHGFAIQSRVTTEDPLNNFMPDTGKIMAYRSGGGFGVRLDAGNSFQGAVITSYYDSLLVKLSTWALTFDQAAAKMVRNLQEFRIRGIKTNIPFLENVAKHEKFLKGEYDTSFIDSSPELFNFPKQKDRGTKMLTYIGNVTINGFPGIAEKKKPHFDRPNVPKLPVHEEVPAGTKQLLDMHGPEGLANWVKEQSDVLLTDTTFRDAHQSLLATRFRTNDLKKIAQPTAGLWPELFSMEMWGGATFDVAYRFLKEDPWERLKELRQEVPNTLFQMLLRSSNAVGYTNYADNVIKAFVKESAEAGIDVFRIFDSLNWVKGMTLAIDSVRESGKVAEAAICYTGDILDPSRPKYDLKYYVSLAKELEFAGAHILGIKDMAGLLKPQAAYELVSALKDELTIPIHLHTHDTSGNGLFTYARAIDAGVDIVDVAVSSMAGLTSQPSASSLYYALDGHERKPEMNVKALERLSQYWDSVRKYYHEFESGMNSPHTEIYEHEMPGGQYSNLQQQAKGVGLDDRWNEVKEMYRRVNDMFGDIVKVTPSSKVVGDMALYMVQNDLTEEDVYEKGATLDFPDSVVELFKGYLGQPHGGFPEKLQKLILKGEEPLTVRPGEKLEPVDFEEIKKQFKESHDLTLTEQDAIAYALYPKVFSEFVQTAESYGDISVLDTPTFFYGMRLGEEIEVEIEKGKTLIVKLVSIGEPNPDATRVLYFELNGQPREVVIKDESIKSSVQEKMKADRSNPNHIAASMPGTVIKVLVEKGQKISQGEHLMINEAMKMETTVQAPFSAVVDEIHVTNGEPIQTGDLLIVLKPE is encoded by the coding sequence ATGTCACAGAGAACAATTCAAAAGGTTCTAGTTGCAAACAGAGGGGAAATTGCTATCAGAGTCTTCAGGGCCTGTACAGAGCTTAATTTACGTACAGTGGCCATTTACTCCAAAGAAGACTCGGGCTCTTATCATCGCTATAAAGCAGATGAAGCATATCTAGTTGGAGAAGGGAAAAAACCGATTGATGCCTACCTTGATATCGAGGGGATCATCGAAATTGCAAAACGAAATGAAGTGGATGCGATTCATCCAGGGTACGGATTTTTATCCGAAAACATTCATTTTGCAAGACGATGCGAAGAGGAAGGCATTCAATTTATCGGTCCAACTTCTCAGCATTTAGATATGTTTGGAGATAAAGTAAAGGCGAGAGATGAAGCGAAAAAAGCTGGAATTCCAGTCATTCCAGGAAGTGACGGGCCAGTTGATTCGGTCAAAGAAGTCGAAAAATTCGGTGAAGAATACGGTTACCCGTTTATTATTAAAGCTTCACTTGGCGGCGGCGGCCGAGGTATGCGGATTGTCAGATCAAAAGAGGAGCTGAATGAAGGCTATGACCGTGCAAAGTCAGAGGCGAAAGCTGCTTTTGGAAATGACGAAGTATACGTTGAGAAACTGATTGAAAATCCGAAACATATTGAAGTGCAGGTGATTGGTGACAATCACGGCAATATCATTCATTTATATGAGCGTGACTGCTCTGTCCAAAGGCGTCACCAAAAGGTCATAGAAGTTGCGCCAAGTGTGTCTCTTACAGATCAATTACGTGAAGACATCTGCGAAGCGGCTGTTAAGCTGGCTCGAAATGTGTCGTATATTAACGCTGGGACTGTAGAATTTCTAGTCGCAAATGGTGAGTTTTATTTTATTGAAGTCAATCCTAGGGTACAGGTGGAACACACGATCACAGAAATGATCACAGGTGTCGATATCGTACAAACCCAAATTCTTGTCGCAAAGGGTCATGATCTCCATAGCAATGAAGTCGGAATACCAAAGCAAGAAGGCATCTTCACACATGGATTTGCCATTCAATCAAGGGTCACGACAGAAGATCCTTTGAATAACTTTATGCCGGACACAGGAAAAATTATGGCCTACCGTTCAGGCGGGGGATTTGGTGTACGCTTAGATGCTGGGAACAGCTTCCAAGGTGCGGTCATTACATCTTATTACGATTCATTATTGGTCAAGCTGTCCACATGGGCGCTCACATTTGATCAGGCTGCTGCTAAAATGGTCCGTAATTTACAAGAATTCAGGATTCGCGGCATTAAAACGAATATCCCATTTCTTGAAAACGTGGCAAAGCATGAGAAGTTTCTAAAAGGGGAATACGATACGTCGTTTATCGATTCATCACCAGAGCTATTTAATTTCCCTAAACAAAAAGACCGCGGAACAAAGATGTTGACTTATATTGGTAACGTGACCATTAATGGGTTCCCTGGTATCGCTGAGAAAAAGAAGCCTCATTTTGATAGACCAAATGTACCGAAGCTTCCTGTCCATGAAGAGGTTCCGGCTGGGACAAAACAGTTGTTAGATATGCATGGACCTGAGGGGCTCGCCAATTGGGTAAAAGAACAAAGCGATGTTCTTTTAACAGATACAACCTTTAGAGATGCGCATCAGTCTTTGCTTGCGACACGCTTCAGAACAAATGACTTGAAGAAAATTGCCCAGCCAACAGCAGGGTTATGGCCAGAGCTATTCAGTATGGAAATGTGGGGCGGCGCTACATTTGATGTTGCGTATCGTTTCTTAAAAGAAGATCCTTGGGAAAGACTGAAAGAGCTTCGTCAAGAAGTTCCGAACACGCTGTTCCAAATGCTTTTAAGATCATCAAACGCTGTCGGCTATACAAACTATGCGGATAATGTGATTAAAGCATTTGTCAAGGAATCGGCTGAGGCGGGCATTGACGTGTTCCGTATTTTTGATAGCTTAAACTGGGTCAAAGGCATGACGCTTGCCATTGATTCTGTTCGCGAATCAGGCAAAGTGGCTGAGGCAGCCATTTGTTATACGGGGGATATTCTTGATCCATCTCGTCCGAAATATGACCTTAAATACTATGTATCTCTTGCGAAGGAACTTGAATTCGCAGGCGCTCATATTTTAGGCATTAAAGATATGGCGGGATTATTAAAACCGCAGGCAGCTTACGAGCTTGTATCTGCTTTAAAAGATGAGCTGACCATCCCAATTCATCTTCATACGCATGACACGAGTGGAAATGGACTGTTCACCTATGCAAGAGCGATCGATGCAGGTGTTGATATTGTTGATGTTGCCGTCAGCTCTATGGCGGGGCTCACATCGCAGCCAAGTGCGAGCTCATTATACTATGCTTTAGATGGTCATGAAAGAAAGCCAGAAATGAACGTCAAAGCTTTAGAACGTCTTTCTCAATACTGGGATTCCGTCAGAAAATACTATCATGAGTTCGAAAGCGGCATGAATTCGCCGCATACAGAAATTTATGAGCATGAAATGCCTGGCGGTCAGTATAGTAACTTACAGCAGCAGGCCAAAGGTGTAGGTCTTGACGACCGCTGGAATGAAGTAAAGGAAATGTACAGACGTGTGAATGACATGTTTGGTGATATTGTAAAGGTTACACCATCCTCTAAAGTGGTCGGAGATATGGCACTTTATATGGTGCAAAATGATCTAACAGAAGAGGATGTCTATGAAAAAGGAGCAACACTGGACTTCCCGGATTCTGTTGTTGAATTATTTAAAGGCTACTTAGGTCAGCCGCATGGCGGATTCCCAGAAAAACTGCAAAAGCTGATTTTAAAAGGGGAAGAACCGCTGACTGTCAGACCAGGTGAGAAGTTAGAGCCAGTGGACTTTGAAGAAATTAAAAAACAATTCAAAGAATCACATGACCTGACGTTGACAGAACAAGATGCGATTGCGTATGCCTTATATCCGAAAGTCTTTTCTGAATTTGTCCAAACAGCAGAAAGCTATGGTGACATCTCTGTTCTTGACACACCGACGTTTTTCTATGGGATGAGACTTGGTGAAGAGATTGAGGTGGAAATTGAAAAAGGAAAAACCCTCATTGTTAAACTCGTGTCAATTGGAGAACCGAATCCAGATGCCACAAGAGTTCTTTACTTTGAGCTAAATGGTCAGCCGCGTGAAGTAGTGATTAAGGATGAAAGCATCAAATCCTCCGTTCAAGAAAAAATGAAGGCGGATCGCTCAAATCCAAATCACATTGCCGCATCGATGCCAGGCACCGTAATCAAAGTGCTTGTTGAAAAAGGGCAGAAAATCTCGCAAGGTGAGCATTTGATGATCAATGAAGCCATGAAAATGGAAACAACCGTTCAAGCACCATTTTCTGCGGTCGTAGATGAAATTCATGTTACGAATGGAGAACCGATTCAAACCGGTGATCTGCTGATTGTCTTAAAGCCTGAATAA
- the cyoE gene encoding heme o synthase, with amino-acid sequence MANSKTAAEAAIHGQIEETTAWKDFLALIKMGIVNSNFITTFTGMWLAFYFTGMSFLGNLDIVLLTMIGSSLIIAGSCAINNAFDRDIDILMERTKTRPTVTGKIQPGQAYAFGILLVVLGLIMLLMTTVTSAVIGFIGVFTYAVLYTMWSKRHYTINTVIGSVSGAVPPLIGWTAVTGTIDTTAWVLFMIMFIWQIPHFLSLAIKKTEDYRKAGIPMLPVVYGFEVTKRQIIIWTACLLPLPFFLGGLGWPIVALGTLLNIGWLVIGLMGFKMKDVMKWSTLMFVYSLNYLTIFFVAMIIITLF; translated from the coding sequence TTGGCAAATTCCAAAACAGCCGCGGAAGCAGCTATTCATGGACAAATAGAAGAAACAACAGCTTGGAAAGATTTTCTTGCGCTTATTAAAATGGGCATCGTCAATTCCAACTTCATTACAACATTTACTGGAATGTGGCTTGCTTTTTATTTTACAGGTATGAGTTTCCTTGGGAATCTTGATATTGTGCTGTTAACAATGATTGGTTCTTCACTTATTATTGCCGGTTCATGCGCCATTAATAATGCGTTTGACCGTGATATTGATATATTAATGGAAAGAACAAAAACAAGACCGACGGTTACAGGAAAAATTCAGCCGGGGCAAGCGTATGCATTTGGCATATTGCTTGTTGTACTTGGACTCATTATGCTTCTGATGACAACTGTTACATCAGCAGTGATTGGATTTATCGGTGTCTTTACTTATGCCGTCCTTTACACGATGTGGTCTAAACGCCATTACACCATCAATACTGTTATTGGAAGTGTATCTGGTGCGGTTCCGCCATTAATCGGCTGGACAGCTGTCACAGGCACAATCGACACTACGGCTTGGGTTTTGTTTATGATTATGTTTATCTGGCAAATCCCGCACTTCCTGTCACTTGCGATTAAGAAAACAGAAGATTACCGCAAGGCAGGCATTCCAATGCTTCCAGTTGTCTATGGCTTTGAAGTTACAAAACGCCAAATTATCATTTGGACAGCATGTCTTCTTCCACTTCCATTTTTCTTAGGTGGATTAGGTTGGCCGATTGTGGCACTTGGCACATTGCTAAACATTGGATGGCTCGTCATTGGCCTCATGGGCTTTAAAATGAAAGACGTCATGAAGTGGTCTACACTGATGTTCGTTTATTCATTAAACTACTTAACCATCTTTTTCGTTGCGATGATTATTATTACACTATTCTAG